TCCGTCGCGATCCCGAAAACCGGAAACCACATTCCGGGATCATCGCTGCGGCGGCAACTCGCCCTCTCGCAATGATTGCCGCCTTCGGCTACATGTCCGGCCGGAGACAAAGTTCATGGCCGAAACCGACAGCAGAAAAACCATCGTGCTTACCGGCGCCAGCCGTGGCATCGGCCATGCGACGGTGAAGCGTTTCTCGCGCGAGGGCTGGCGCGTCATCACCTGCTCGCGCCAGGCCTTCGCCGAGGATTGCCCGTGGCCGGCCGGCCCCGAGGATCACATCAAGGTCGACCTCGCCGACCAGGAAGATGTCGGCATCGCCGTGTCGGAGATCCGCCACCGGCTCGAGGCGCATGGCGGACAGCTGCACGCGCTGGTCAACAATGCCGGCATCTCGCCGAAGCTGAAGGACGGCAGCCGGATGAACTCGATCGAGACGCCGATGCATGTCTGGCGCGACGTCTTCCAGGTCAATTTCTTCGCGCCGATCATGCTGGCGAGGGGCCTTTTCAAAGAACTCGCCGCCGCCAAGGGCTCGATCGTCAACGTCACCTCGATCGCCGGCACGAGGGTGCATCCTTTTGCCGGCACGGCCTATGCGACGTCGAAGGCGGCGCTCGGCTCGCTGACGCGCGAGATGGCGCATGATTTCGGTCCGCATGGCATCCGCGTCAACGCGATCGCGCCGGGCGAGATCGACACGGCGATCCTGTCGCCAGGCACGGACAGAATAGTCGAGACGATCCCGCTGAGAAGGCTGGGCGGCACCTCGGAAGTGGCCGACATCATCTACTTCCTGTGCTCCGGCCAGTCGTCTTACGTGACCGGCTCGGAAATCCACATCAATGGCGGCCAGCACGTCTGACCTGGCTGATTTCAAGCCACAGTGAGGACGGCCTTGCCGCTGAAGCTGCGCTGTCTGAGCGCGTCCAGGGCCTGGCCGATGTCCGTCCACGGCACGGTCATGGCCACGCGGGTTTTCAGCCTGCCGGCCGCGACGAGATCGAGCAGGGCGGCGATGTCGGCGCCGATGGCTGAGCCGGATGAGTAATAGGCGAAGGTCTGCAGCTTGGCGCCCTCGTGGCCTGGAACGAACTGGCGAAACCCTACAGGCGTGAGTTCGCCGCTGCTCGAGCCGAACATGACGATGGTGCCACCGGGTGTCACACGTTCGATCGCGGCGGCGAGGCTCTTGCCGCCGACCGACTCAGTGATCAGCGAAGACGGCCCCTCGGCTAGTTCGATCGATTCGACGACCTGCCCGGCGCCCAGATCGCGAAGATCATCGTGATGCCGGGCCGAGGCGATCGCGGTCACCGAGGCGCCCTGCTCGCGGGCAATCTGGATCTGAAAGCGACCGACCGCGCCGCTCGCGCCGGTGATCAGCACCCGCTGGCCGGCGAGAACGCCACCATGGCGCAAGGTCCTCAGCGCCGTCGTGCCCGCCACCGGCAGCGTGGCGGCGGACGCGAAGCTGACGCCATCGGGTATGACGGCGAGACGGTCGGTCGGAACGGCGACATGTTCGGCCCAGCCGGCCTGGTCGACCAAGGCCGCGACGCGCGTGCCCCCTTGCCGGGCCTGAGCCGTCGGCCGACGCGCGTTCCACGATGCCGACGATATCCTGGCCGGGGATCCAGCCGTCGGGGCGGATGGCGAGCAGGCGCAGCTCGCCACGATTCAATGATATTGCATGAATTGCGACCAATGCTTCGTTCGCATTGCAGTTTGGCTCGTCGGCCTCGGTGAGGTTCAGCCGGCTGGGGCTGTCGGAAGAAATGGCGAGAGCGAGCATGGCCCACCTTTGAATTGGCGTCTGAGACGCGATCGATTGCGAGGATATCGGCGCGAACCTATCTTTCGTGACTGAAGAATCTAGAGATACAGCCAAATGATCGCTAAAAACATTCAATCATGAGACAGCCACCCCGCTGGCCCTGGCTAGATTTCGATGTCGACGACGTGGCTGCGCCGGCGATCGCCGTTGGCGTCGATGTCACCGAGACCAGGGCCGAGGTGCGCGCGCATTGGCATCGCAAGGGGCAGCTCGTCTTCGCGCTCGGCGGCGCCGTCACCTGTCGGGTTCCGACCGGGCTCTGGATGGTGCCGCCGCATTGCGGCGTGTGGGTGCCGACCCGCATGGAACACAGCAACATCGCGACGGCGAATGCGCGGATTTTCTTCGTCTATATCGAGCCTGGCGCCGCCGACCTGCCGGATCGGTGCTGCACGCTTTCGATCTCGCCGCTGCTGCGCGAAGCGATCATCGAGCTGTCGGAATGCGCGCCGGACGACCCGCGCTGCGACTTCCTGGGAAAGGTCCTGCTCGCCGAGCCGCTCATGCCGGTGCAGCAATTGCATTTGCCGATCTCGGCCGAGCCGCGGCTGCGCCGGATCGCGGAAGCATTGGCCGACAACCCTGCAGATCGCAGCACGCTGGCGGAATGGGCCAACCGGGTGGCGCTCAGCGAAAGCAGCCTGGCGCGCCTCGTCGTCAAGGAGACGGGCCTGAGTTTCGGCCGCTGGCGCCAGCAGTTGCACCTGATCGTGGCGCTCAGGGAACTGTCCGCCGGCGCCAGCGTGCAGCGGGTGTCGGGCGATCTCGGCTATGAATCCGTCACCGCCTTCATCACCATGTTCAAGAAGGCGCTGGGCAAGCCGCCGGCGAAATATCTCAGCGATATCGCGCAGAATGGCGGTTCCGCGTTTACAATTTGACGCCCATCAAGCGGGCTGTGGATTGATCGCCATGGCAGGCCCGGACGCACCGGTGTTTTTGCCGGTTACCACCTCGACGATGCCGCGCGCGATCTCGCGCTCGCCCATGATCACCGTGTCGGCGCCGAGGCTTTTCAGATGCTCGACCTCGGCGTCGGAGTGCGCGCGGGCGATGATATTGATCGCAGGATTGGCGGCGCGGGCTCGAAGCACGATCTGGCCGGACTCGAAGGCATTGGGGATGGCGAGGATCAGCCGCTTCGCGCCTTCCGGATTGGCGGCCGCGAAGACATCCGCATTGGCGGCATTGCCGGCCACTGTCTCGATGCCGTCGTCACGCAGCTTGGCCAGCGTCTTGTCGGCATCCTCGATCACCAGGAAGGGCAGGGCGGCTTCCTTCAGCGCTACGCCGACGAGGCTGCCGACGCGGCCGTAACCGATCAGGATGGAATGGCCGGCAAGCGCGGTCTTGGGCGGCGGGCCGTCTTCCTTTCCCAGCGTTGCCTGGACCGAAGCAATCTGGCCGGGCTCGGTGGCCGGGCCGATCGGCCTTTGCTCTTCGACAGGTGCCGTGTTGCCGGCGCGCTTTTCCAGCCACGGCTTCATCCAATCGACAAGGAGGAACATCAGCGGATTGAGCAGGATCGAGAGGATCGCGCCGGCCAGGATCAGGTCGCGGCCCTGTTCGGGCAGCAATTTTAGGCCGACGCCAAGCTCGGCAAGGATGAAGGAGAATTCCCCGATCTGGGCAAGGCTCGCCGAAATCATCAGCGCGGTGGCGATCGGATAGCGGAAGGCGATGACGATGACGAAGGCGGCGAACGACTTGCTGACGACGATGATGGCCAAGGTGGCGAGGATCGGCAGGCCGTTGCTGATCAGGCTGAGCGGGTCGAACAGCATGCCGACCGAGACGAAGAACAGCACCGAGAAGGCGTCGCGAAGCGGCAACGATTCTTCCGCCGCGCGATGACTGAGCTCGGACTCGCTCATGATCATGCCGGCGAAGAAAGCGCCGAGCGCCAGCGAGACGCCGAACAGCTTCGCCGCGCCGAAGGCGACGCCGAGCGCGATAGCCAGCACCGAAAGCCGAAACAATTCGCGCGAGCCAGTGTGGGCGACATAATGCAGGATCCAGGGAATGACCCGGCGCCCGACCACCAGCATGACGACGACGAAGGCGGCGACCTTGGCGAGGGTGATGCCGACAACGCCCCATATGCCGTAGCTGGCGGGCAGCGAGAGCAGGCTCGTATGATCATCGACCTGCGCCCGGCCGCCGAGCACGCCGGCGAGCGCGGGCAACAGCACCAGCGCCAGCACCATGGCGAGATCCTCGACGATCAGCCAGCCGACCGCGATGCGGCCGCGTTCGGTCCCGATCAATCGCCGTTCCTGCAAGGCGCGCAAGAGCACCACAGTCGAGGCGACCGAAAGCGCCAGTCCGAAGACCAGGCCGGCGCCCAGCGGCCAGCCGAGCAACCAGGCAAGCCCGACGCCAAGCAGGGTGGCGAAGCCGATCTGCACGATGGCGCCCGGCACGGCGATGGCGCGGACGGACAGAAGGTCCTTCAGCGAAAAATGCAGGCCGACGCCGAACATCAAAAGGATGACGCCGATTTCAGCGAGCTCGTTGGCAAGGCTGGCGTCGGCGACGAAGCCCGGCGTGTTCGGCCCGACCAGGACGCCGGCGACGAGGTAACCGACAAGCGGCGGGATGCGGAAACGGTTGGCTAAAGCCCCGAAGACGAATGCCAGCCCCAGACCGGCGACGATGGTGGCGATAAGGGGCGTGTCATGCGGCATTGTCTTTTTGCGCGCCTTTCGAAAATTCACGATTCGGATGGGCGCCCGCCGAGGCCGTCGCCTTCGGCAATATGGTGGACGGAGCGGCGATCATGCAACCGCCGCCGCGCAGAAATCGACCTAGAAACAGGGTGCAAACCGGGAAATCGGCGACGCGCCGACAAAGAGACGGTCGCGGAACGCATTTGGTCCCGAAGCTGCTTTGCCTCGGCCGCTTATGCCGCTTGCAAGAGGGTCTCGATATCGGGAATCGTGTGGTTGGTGAGCGTCTTGGGAATTTCGGCCTGCACCTTCTCGCTCACCTCTTTGTGCAGTTTCTGGCGCATCTCGCCAAGCACCTGCGGCGGTGCGATCAGCACGACCGCGTCGAATGCGCCGCGATGCGCGAGCTTGTAGAGCCGGTCGGCGATCTCGACAGCGAAACGTTCCTTGCCGAGACGGTGCCAATCGGTCTCCTCGACGGCGCTGCGGGGGCCTTCGTTGCTCTGGCGGCCGGGTTTGTCCGTGCCTTGCTCGCGCGTCGCGGGGTTCTCCTGCTCCATCTCGTGCACCACCTCCAGGTTCGGGAACTTGTTGTCGCCCTGGTTGCGCAGGAAGAGTGCCTTTTCGCCATCGGCCACGACGACCCACAATCCGTGCTTCAGCTTGATGTTCATGGTGTTCCTCCTTTGCTTGCGGGGTGCCGACCGGTCGAGCCCAGGATCGACAGAATGGATGCCTAGCCAAACGAGCCGCGGAGCAGGATTGTTCCGACGTGTCGGTGGCACTCTCAACTGCTCCTACCAGGCGAGGTTGCGCGCCGACCGGCAAGGTCGGCTTAATCTACTAAGTTAGTAGAATTTAGAAAAAACTGTTTTGCCGCTTTCCCGGGCCGATGGTAAAAGTCACGAAAGATCAGCGTGGTTTCTCACGCCGTTCCGGCTCTCTCATTCTCAAAGTAGAATTTTTTTCTCTTGCTCTTCGCGGCTGCGAAAAAGCGATTGCCTGCCGTTCGGCGACGCGCGAGTGATTGCCTTCTGGTTTTTGGCCAGTCCGCGTAAAACTGCCAAACTGTTTCACTATTGCTCGTCGCCATGTCGCCAGCCAACGCCAAGCTCAATGCCTTCCCGGTCTTCATGCGGATCGACGGCGAAGCCGTGGCCATCGTCGGCAATCGCGAAGAGGCGCTTGCCAAGGCCCGGCTGCTCGCCCAGTCGAGCGCGGCGCTGCGCATCATTGCCGACGACGCCGATCCCGACCTGCTCGCCTTCGTCGCCGCGTCCGGTGCCGTTCACATCGGTGCCGCCTATGAGGCCGCGCATCTCCAGGATGTCGCCCTGGTGTTCGCAGCCAGTGGCGACAAGGCGCTCGACCGCCGCGTCGCCGAGGACGCGCGCCGGTTGGGCATTCCGGTCAATGCGGTAGACCAGCCGGACGTGTGCGATTTCTTCACCCCGGCGCTGGTCAACCGCGCGCCGGTTGCGATTGCCATCGGCACCGAGGGCGCCGGACCGGTTCTGGCGCAGATGCTGCGTGTCCGCATCGACCGCATGCTGCCGCCTTCGCTCGGCCGGCTGGCGGCGCTTGCCGCGTCGTTCCGCGCCGCCGCGGAGAAACTGCCGAAGGGCAACCGCCGCCGCCGCTTCTGGAGCGATTTCTTCGCTGGCGCGCCGGCCAAGGCCATCGAAGCCGGTGACCACGCCCAGGCGCATGGCGCGGCGCTCGAACTCCTGAGCGTGGATGCGCCGGCCGGGGGCCATATCGCGCTGGTCGGCGCCGGTCCGGGCGCGGAGGACCTGTTGACGCTGCGCGCGCACCGCCTGCTGATGGAAGCCGATGCCATCGTCTATGATGCGCTGGTGCCGGAGGCGATCGTCGCCATGGGCCGCCGCGATGCGGAGCGCCTACCGGTCGGCAAGCGCAAGGGCTGCCATTCCAAAAGCCAGGAAGAAATCAACGCGCTGCTGATCGAACTCGGCCAAGCCGGCAAGCGCGTGGTGCGGCTGAAGTCAGGCGATCCGCTGGTGTTCGGCCGGGCCGGCGAGGAGATGGCGGCGCTGCGCGAGGCCGGCATCGCCTATGAGGTGGTTCCGGGCGTCACCGCCGCCTTCGCCGCCGCTGCCGATTTCGAGTTGCCGCTGACGTTGCGCGGTGTCTCGTCCTCGATGGTGTTCACCACCGGACACGACCTCAAGGGCAACTCGCTGCCCGATTGGGCCAAGCTCGCCATCTCGGGCGCGACCGTCGCC
This region of Mesorhizobium sp. M2A.F.Ca.ET.046.03.2.1 genomic DNA includes:
- the ybaL gene encoding YbaL family putative K(+) efflux transporter: MPHDTPLIATIVAGLGLAFVFGALANRFRIPPLVGYLVAGVLVGPNTPGFVADASLANELAEIGVILLMFGVGLHFSLKDLLSVRAIAVPGAIVQIGFATLLGVGLAWLLGWPLGAGLVFGLALSVASTVVLLRALQERRLIGTERGRIAVGWLIVEDLAMVLALVLLPALAGVLGGRAQVDDHTSLLSLPASYGIWGVVGITLAKVAAFVVVMLVVGRRVIPWILHYVAHTGSRELFRLSVLAIALGVAFGAAKLFGVSLALGAFFAGMIMSESELSHRAAEESLPLRDAFSVLFFVSVGMLFDPLSLISNGLPILATLAIIVVSKSFAAFVIVIAFRYPIATALMISASLAQIGEFSFILAELGVGLKLLPEQGRDLILAGAILSILLNPLMFLLVDWMKPWLEKRAGNTAPVEEQRPIGPATEPGQIASVQATLGKEDGPPPKTALAGHSILIGYGRVGSLVGVALKEAALPFLVIEDADKTLAKLRDDGIETVAGNAANADVFAAANPEGAKRLILAIPNAFESGQIVLRARAANPAINIIARAHSDAEVEHLKSLGADTVIMGEREIARGIVEVVTGKNTGASGPAMAINPQPA
- a CDS encoding host attachment family protein, encoding MNIKLKHGLWVVVADGEKALFLRNQGDNKFPNLEVVHEMEQENPATREQGTDKPGRQSNEGPRSAVEETDWHRLGKERFAVEIADRLYKLAHRGAFDAVVLIAPPQVLGEMRQKLHKEVSEKVQAEIPKTLTNHTIPDIETLLQAA
- a CDS encoding helix-turn-helix transcriptional regulator, with protein sequence MRQPPRWPWLDFDVDDVAAPAIAVGVDVTETRAEVRAHWHRKGQLVFALGGAVTCRVPTGLWMVPPHCGVWVPTRMEHSNIATANARIFFVYIEPGAADLPDRCCTLSISPLLREAIIELSECAPDDPRCDFLGKVLLAEPLMPVQQLHLPISAEPRLRRIAEALADNPADRSTLAEWANRVALSESSLARLVVKETGLSFGRWRQQLHLIVALRELSAGASVQRVSGDLGYESVTAFITMFKKALGKPPAKYLSDIAQNGGSAFTI
- a CDS encoding SDR family oxidoreductase encodes the protein MAETDSRKTIVLTGASRGIGHATVKRFSREGWRVITCSRQAFAEDCPWPAGPEDHIKVDLADQEDVGIAVSEIRHRLEAHGGQLHALVNNAGISPKLKDGSRMNSIETPMHVWRDVFQVNFFAPIMLARGLFKELAAAKGSIVNVTSIAGTRVHPFAGTAYATSKAALGSLTREMAHDFGPHGIRVNAIAPGEIDTAILSPGTDRIVETIPLRRLGGTSEVADIIYFLCSGQSSYVTGSEIHINGGQHV
- the cysG gene encoding siroheme synthase CysG; protein product: MSPANAKLNAFPVFMRIDGEAVAIVGNREEALAKARLLAQSSAALRIIADDADPDLLAFVAASGAVHIGAAYEAAHLQDVALVFAASGDKALDRRVAEDARRLGIPVNAVDQPDVCDFFTPALVNRAPVAIAIGTEGAGPVLAQMLRVRIDRMLPPSLGRLAALAASFRAAAEKLPKGNRRRRFWSDFFAGAPAKAIEAGDHAQAHGAALELLSVDAPAGGHIALVGAGPGAEDLLTLRAHRLLMEADAIVYDALVPEAIVAMGRRDAERLPVGKRKGCHSKSQEEINALLIELGQAGKRVVRLKSGDPLVFGRAGEEMAALREAGIAYEVVPGVTAAFAAAADFELPLTLRGVSSSMVFTTGHDLKGNSLPDWAKLAISGATVAVYMGRSVAAEVAGRLIEAGLSPDTAVAVVENASLGSRRRFHGTLADLPSLEERADLTGPVMTIIGDAVAGANFERSEPLAAHKHEGAASAVAEGVQP